A window from Streptomyces sp. NBC_00299 encodes these proteins:
- a CDS encoding DUF2087 domain-containing protein, protein MATDPTEQTEQLVRLFAEETRVRAFAAVALGARSAEQVALAAGLSAKETAVSLRRLREQGVVTAGDDGELAVAYGLFKEQVRAAARREEGNGADPGPASGDGPTDMVLRTFVRDGRLVRLPARWTRKKLVLRHIAEQTFEPGVEYPERTVNEKLRAWCEDSDDIDHVTLRRYLVDLHHLRRSEGIYRRPAEAERTAADIA, encoded by the coding sequence ATGGCAACCGATCCGACGGAACAAACGGAACAACTGGTCCGGCTGTTCGCCGAAGAGACCCGGGTGCGCGCCTTCGCCGCCGTGGCGCTGGGGGCGCGGAGCGCCGAGCAGGTCGCCCTGGCGGCAGGGCTGTCCGCGAAGGAGACGGCCGTGTCGCTGCGGCGGCTGCGGGAGCAGGGCGTGGTGACGGCCGGGGACGACGGGGAACTGGCCGTGGCGTACGGCCTGTTCAAGGAGCAGGTGCGGGCGGCGGCGCGGCGGGAGGAAGGCAACGGGGCAGACCCGGGCCCCGCCTCCGGTGACGGGCCCACCGACATGGTCCTGCGGACCTTCGTCCGGGACGGGCGGCTGGTCCGGCTCCCGGCGCGGTGGACCCGCAAGAAGCTGGTGCTGCGGCACATCGCCGAGCAGACCTTCGAACCGGGCGTCGAGTACCCGGAGCGGACCGTCAACGAGAAGCTGCGCGCCTGGTGCGAGGACAGCGACGACATCGACCATGTGACGCTCCGGCGCTACCTGGTCGACCTGCATCATCTGCGCCGGAGCGAGGGCATCTACCGGCGCCCGGCCGAGGCCGAGCGGACGGCGGCCGACATCGCCTGA
- a CDS encoding D-2-hydroxyacid dehydrogenase family protein, whose translation MRLRCAVLDDFQNVATEVADWSPLADDVEVVQFTTHFPGEDALAEALADFDVVVTLRERVPFPGSLLARLPRLKLLIASGMRNTVIDYAAAEAHGVTVCGTASSSTPPVELTWALLLGLARGLVQESNALRSGGPWQQTVGADLHGRRLGVLGLGKIGSRVAQVGLAFGMHVSAWSQNLTKEYADEVGVHLAPSKEALLADSDFVSVHLALSDRTRGLVGPAEIALLKPTAYLINTSRAAIVDQDALLDALHEGRIAGAGVDVFDTEPLPAGHPMRTAPRLLATPHLGYVSQANYATYYGHAVEDIQAYLAGSPVRRLP comes from the coding sequence GTGCGGCTGCGCTGTGCTGTGCTCGACGACTTCCAGAACGTCGCGACCGAAGTCGCCGACTGGTCGCCGCTCGCGGACGACGTGGAGGTCGTGCAGTTCACGACCCACTTCCCCGGCGAGGACGCCCTGGCCGAGGCCCTCGCCGACTTCGACGTCGTGGTCACCCTGCGCGAACGCGTCCCCTTCCCCGGCTCCCTGCTCGCCCGGCTCCCGCGGCTGAAGCTGCTGATCGCCTCCGGGATGCGCAACACGGTCATCGACTACGCCGCCGCCGAGGCGCACGGCGTCACCGTCTGCGGTACGGCGAGCTCCTCCACGCCGCCCGTCGAGCTCACCTGGGCCCTGCTGCTGGGCCTCGCCCGCGGCCTCGTCCAGGAGAGCAACGCCCTGCGCTCGGGCGGCCCCTGGCAGCAGACCGTCGGCGCCGACCTGCACGGCCGCCGGCTCGGCGTGCTCGGTCTGGGGAAGATCGGCAGCCGGGTGGCCCAGGTCGGCCTCGCCTTCGGGATGCACGTCAGCGCGTGGAGCCAGAACCTCACCAAGGAGTACGCGGACGAGGTCGGCGTCCACCTGGCCCCCTCCAAGGAGGCCCTGCTCGCCGACAGTGACTTCGTCTCCGTCCACCTCGCGCTGAGCGACCGCACCCGCGGCCTCGTCGGGCCCGCCGAGATCGCCCTGCTCAAGCCGACGGCGTATCTGATCAACACCTCACGCGCGGCGATCGTCGACCAGGACGCCCTGCTCGACGCCCTGCACGAGGGCCGCATCGCCGGCGCAGGCGTCGATGTCTTCGACACCGAGCCCCTCCCCGCCGGCCACCCGATGCGCACCGCGCCGCGCCTGCTCGCCACACCCCACCTGGGCTATGTCTCGCAGGCCAACTACGCCACGTACTACGGCCATGCGGTCGAGGACATCCAGGCGTACCTGGCGGGTTCACCGGTACGACGGCTGCCCTGA
- a CDS encoding NAD-dependent epimerase/dehydratase family protein, producing the protein MSPRILVTGGSGFIGSHVVTALREAQRDTPDPVRLLLRDPASLPTDGGGADGGRTADVVRADLADAPSLRGVCDGVDVVLHCASHIGDDIPLTEAVNDHGTRALVEEATRAGVSRVVYVSTAAVYGRGPFTGALPGELPLAPASPTSRARAAAERYVLDAGGVVLRPHLVLGAGDRWVVPGLVGLMGLLSAGLKGGAARHSVVDVRALGRAVVAAGLSDRDLAGVHHVNHPDPVACSELLDTVADRLAPHLPGVPVDIDEARARLAGQPRALHHLDMLAVDHWFADDGFWAAAGVEPGAGFAQGMAEQASWYRRFLDR; encoded by the coding sequence TTGTCACCACGCATCCTCGTCACCGGAGGCAGCGGCTTCATCGGCAGTCATGTCGTCACCGCCCTCCGGGAGGCGCAGCGCGACACGCCGGACCCGGTGCGGCTCCTGCTGCGCGATCCGGCGAGCCTGCCAACGGACGGCGGCGGCGCGGACGGTGGCCGCACGGCGGACGTCGTCCGGGCCGACCTGGCCGACGCGCCGTCGCTGCGTGGGGTCTGCGACGGCGTCGACGTCGTACTGCACTGTGCTTCCCACATAGGTGACGACATACCGCTCACCGAGGCCGTCAACGACCACGGCACCCGCGCCCTCGTCGAGGAGGCGACGCGCGCCGGTGTGTCCCGCGTCGTCTACGTCAGTACGGCCGCCGTGTACGGCCGGGGGCCCTTCACCGGTGCTCTCCCGGGCGAGTTGCCGCTCGCACCGGCCTCGCCGACCAGCCGTGCCCGTGCCGCCGCCGAACGGTATGTGCTGGACGCGGGCGGCGTCGTACTGCGCCCGCACCTCGTGCTCGGCGCCGGCGACCGATGGGTGGTGCCCGGCCTGGTCGGCCTGATGGGGCTGCTGTCGGCGGGGCTGAAGGGCGGCGCCGCCCGGCACTCGGTCGTCGACGTACGGGCGTTGGGACGCGCGGTGGTCGCCGCCGGTCTGTCGGACCGGGACCTGGCCGGCGTCCATCACGTCAACCACCCCGATCCGGTTGCCTGTTCGGAACTGCTGGACACGGTGGCCGACCGCCTCGCCCCGCACCTGCCGGGCGTACCCGTCGACATCGACGAGGCGCGGGCCCGCCTCGCCGGGCAGCCGCGCGCACTGCACCACCTCGACATGCTCGCCGTGGACCACTGGTTCGCGGACGACGGTTTCTGGGCGGCCGCAGGGGTGGAACCCGGGGCGGGTTTCGCGCAGGGCATGGCGGAACAGGCGTCGTGGTACCGGCGGTTCCTGGATCGCTGA
- a CDS encoding SDR family NAD(P)-dependent oxidoreductase, with amino-acid sequence MDSNSTLTGKIALVTGAGRGIGRAIAGRLAQDGALVGVHYGRSEAAALELVEEIRQNGGRAFALGAELGVPGDAGAVFEAFDAGLRKEREEYGGYGAGEEGEREEYERYGAGEKGERETGERGDGEREEDERGEGASAPAAEGSLDILVNNAGTSGSGPVSRATPEIFDRMIAVNAKAPFFLVQNALPRMRDGGRIINISSLASRRAFPESLAYAMSKGALDTMTLGLAKELGGRGITVNTVGPGFIETDMNARRRTTPEARAALAARSVFDRIGRPADVADVVGFLASDAARWITGQYLDVGGGTDL; translated from the coding sequence GTGGACAGCAACAGCACATTGACGGGCAAGATCGCACTGGTCACCGGGGCCGGCCGGGGCATCGGCAGAGCCATCGCCGGACGCCTCGCCCAGGACGGGGCGCTGGTCGGCGTCCACTACGGCCGCAGCGAGGCCGCTGCCCTGGAACTCGTCGAGGAGATACGGCAGAACGGCGGGCGTGCCTTCGCGCTCGGGGCCGAGCTGGGGGTGCCGGGTGACGCCGGGGCCGTCTTCGAGGCGTTCGACGCGGGGTTGCGGAAGGAGCGGGAGGAGTACGGGGGGTACGGCGCGGGGGAGGAGGGCGAGCGGGAGGAGTACGAGCGGTACGGCGCGGGGGAGAAGGGCGAGCGGGAGACGGGCGAGCGGGGGGATGGCGAGCGGGAGGAGGACGAGCGGGGGGAGGGCGCATCGGCGCCGGCCGCCGAAGGCTCGCTCGACATCCTGGTGAACAACGCGGGCACGAGCGGTTCGGGCCCCGTGAGTCGGGCCACTCCCGAGATCTTCGACCGCATGATCGCCGTCAACGCCAAGGCGCCGTTCTTCCTCGTGCAGAACGCGCTGCCGCGGATGCGGGACGGCGGGCGCATCATCAACATCTCCTCGCTCGCCTCACGGCGCGCCTTCCCCGAGTCCCTCGCGTACGCCATGTCCAAGGGCGCGCTGGACACGATGACCCTGGGTCTGGCCAAGGAGCTCGGCGGCCGCGGGATCACCGTCAACACGGTCGGGCCCGGGTTCATCGAGACGGACATGAACGCCCGCCGCAGGACGACGCCCGAGGCACGGGCCGCCCTGGCCGCACGGTCCGTCTTCGACCGGATCGGCAGACCTGCCGACGTGGCGGACGTGGTGGGGTTCCTCGCCTCCGACGCAGCTCGCTGGATCACCGGCCAGTACCTCGACGTCGGCGGCGGCACGGACCTGTGA
- a CDS encoding enoyl-CoA hydratase/isomerase family protein produces MGEDGKIGMTASYETINTRLDGNVLSATFHAPPLNLIGPEVVRDLVALLDELSAPTAPRVVIFDSADADFFFPHVDLTKVAEYTAEAAKAGGPGDASLGMLFRKLSRLPAVTIAKLRGRARGAGSEFLLACDMRFAARENAILSQPEVGIGTPPGAGGIQHLTRLLGRGRALEAVLTSSDFDADLAERYGWVNRAVPDAELDELVAGIAARIGGFPRDALIAAKSAINAISLPTPAEVRADAALFQQLVRGEKATQRTAELFKQGLQSRGATEFALGEALGNLPPLD; encoded by the coding sequence ATGGGCGAGGACGGGAAGATCGGGATGACCGCGTCGTACGAAACCATCAACACCAGGCTGGACGGCAACGTCCTGTCCGCCACGTTCCACGCCCCGCCGCTGAACCTCATCGGCCCCGAGGTCGTGCGGGACCTGGTCGCGCTGCTGGACGAGCTGTCGGCCCCGACCGCCCCGCGAGTGGTGATCTTCGACAGCGCGGACGCCGACTTCTTCTTCCCGCACGTCGACCTGACGAAAGTCGCCGAGTACACCGCCGAGGCCGCGAAGGCCGGAGGCCCCGGCGACGCCTCCCTGGGGATGCTGTTCCGCAAGCTGAGCCGGCTCCCGGCCGTCACCATCGCCAAGCTGCGCGGCCGGGCCCGGGGGGCGGGCAGTGAGTTCCTCCTGGCCTGCGACATGCGCTTCGCCGCGCGGGAGAACGCCATCCTCAGCCAGCCCGAAGTGGGAATCGGCACACCCCCGGGCGCGGGCGGGATCCAGCACCTCACCCGTTTGCTGGGCCGGGGCCGAGCACTCGAAGCCGTACTGACCTCATCGGACTTCGACGCCGACCTCGCCGAGCGCTACGGATGGGTCAACCGTGCCGTCCCCGACGCCGAACTCGACGAGCTCGTGGCAGGCATCGCCGCGCGGATCGGCGGCTTCCCCCGCGACGCCCTGATCGCGGCCAAGTCGGCCATCAACGCCATCAGCCTGCCCACGCCCGCCGAAGTGCGCGCAGACGCCGCACTGTTCCAGCAGCTCGTCCGGGGCGAGAAGGCAACGCAGCGTACGGCCGAGCTCTTCAAGCAGGGCCTCCAGTCCCGGGGTGCCACCGAGTTCGCGCTCGGAGAGGCGTTGGGCAACTTGCCGCCCCTCGACTGA
- a CDS encoding VOC family protein: MAIQRMDNVGIVVEDMDAAIAFFVELGMELEGRAEVEGLVADQCTGLDGVRCDIAMVRTPDGHSRLELSKYHSPAVISDGPRNRPHNVLGTHRVMFAVDDLKDTVARLRPHGAELVGEIAQFEDSHLLCYLRGPEGIIVGLAEQLR; the protein is encoded by the coding sequence ATGGCGATTCAGCGGATGGACAACGTCGGCATCGTCGTCGAGGACATGGATGCCGCCATCGCGTTCTTCGTGGAACTCGGTATGGAGCTGGAGGGCAGGGCCGAGGTCGAGGGCCTCGTCGCCGACCAGTGCACCGGACTCGACGGCGTGCGCTGTGACATCGCGATGGTCCGGACCCCGGACGGCCACAGCCGGCTCGAGCTGTCGAAGTACCACAGCCCCGCGGTGATCAGCGACGGGCCGCGCAACCGGCCGCACAACGTGCTGGGCACGCACCGCGTCATGTTCGCCGTCGACGACCTCAAGGACACCGTTGCCCGCCTGCGCCCCCACGGCGCCGAACTCGTCGGCGAGATCGCCCAGTTCGAGGACAGCCATCTGCTCTGCTACCTCCGCGGCCCGGAGGGCATCATCGTCGGACTGGCCGAGCAGCTGCGCTGA
- a CDS encoding pyridoxamine 5'-phosphate oxidase family protein: MQPNEITEVLNRPTSQELLARDVTRLAYVAKDGTPRNVPIAFVWNGSHIVMCTATNAPKLPSLRANPMVALTIDTEVHPPKILLIRGRAELDVVDGIPEEYLQANGSYQMSAEQRVEWEAEVRSLYDGMVRIVVTPTWAKLIDFETTLPTAVEELARRRAERQGA; encoded by the coding sequence ATGCAACCGAACGAGATCACCGAGGTACTGAACCGCCCGACCAGCCAGGAGCTGCTGGCCCGTGACGTGACCCGCCTGGCCTACGTCGCCAAGGACGGAACCCCGCGCAACGTACCGATCGCCTTCGTCTGGAACGGGTCGCACATCGTCATGTGTACGGCGACGAACGCGCCCAAACTGCCGTCGCTGCGGGCGAACCCGATGGTCGCGCTCACGATCGACACTGAGGTCCACCCGCCGAAGATCCTGCTGATCCGCGGCCGGGCCGAGCTGGACGTCGTCGACGGCATTCCCGAGGAGTACCTGCAGGCCAACGGCAGCTACCAGATGTCGGCCGAGCAGCGGGTCGAATGGGAGGCCGAGGTGCGCTCGCTGTACGACGGCATGGTCCGGATCGTGGTGACCCCGACCTGGGCCAAGCTGATCGATTTCGAGACGACGCTGCCGACCGCGGTCGAAGAGCTGGCCCGGCGGCGGGCCGAGCGCCAGGGCGCCTGA
- a CDS encoding alpha/beta hydrolase — translation MRRAEQDGFDVDNDGWVSDPTTSGLPRQDPDAQQIIADRSALLGEHRAAIDEALAAAHKASNDGARALAELNGDILTDPLSRDAAAESARDVKNAMKAVGVQAPQIPSDDPKAAADWWKALSPEERQTYTTLYPRQIGATDGLPSDVRDDANRTALAQEMNLIQEGNWDEGFPGDTDETVNRRLSNLQVLNDRLEAADAAPRGKELYLLGYDSKDDGRAIIAMGNPDTAAHTGILVPGTNTNMDAVPGQLERIDRLQSAAESRSNGESVAMITWLGYDAPEASATDFTSVGGTGRAEEAAPDLRQFVAGSHAAHDGSPSHTTVIGHSYGSTVVGAAAAGGSGLGADDVVAVGSPGMTVDEAEDLQMDPEHVWVGTAEDDAVANNTSDYTLGRDPTLGGFGGNNFEVDTHGHSGYWDSGPYGPSESLDNQGAIIAGRQPTEVPKEGSEMPPDAYIVPGL, via the coding sequence GTGCGGCGTGCGGAGCAGGACGGTTTCGACGTCGACAACGACGGTTGGGTCAGCGATCCGACGACCTCGGGCCTTCCACGCCAGGACCCCGACGCACAGCAGATCATTGCGGACCGCAGCGCCCTGCTCGGGGAGCACCGCGCCGCCATCGACGAGGCCCTGGCTGCCGCGCACAAGGCCAGTAACGACGGCGCGAGGGCGCTCGCCGAGCTGAACGGCGACATTCTCACCGATCCGCTCAGCCGCGACGCGGCGGCGGAATCCGCCCGGGACGTCAAGAACGCGATGAAAGCTGTGGGTGTCCAGGCCCCGCAGATCCCTTCGGACGACCCGAAGGCTGCCGCCGACTGGTGGAAGGCCCTCAGCCCCGAGGAGCGTCAGACCTACACCACGCTCTACCCGAGGCAGATCGGAGCGACCGACGGTCTGCCGTCGGACGTGCGCGACGACGCCAATCGCACGGCCCTCGCCCAGGAAATGAATCTGATCCAGGAGGGCAACTGGGACGAAGGGTTCCCGGGGGACACCGATGAAACCGTCAACAGGCGCCTGAGCAATCTCCAGGTGCTGAACGACCGGCTCGAAGCCGCGGATGCCGCGCCAAGGGGCAAGGAGCTGTACCTCCTCGGCTACGACTCCAAGGACGACGGACGGGCCATCATCGCCATGGGCAACCCCGACACGGCCGCGCACACCGGCATCCTGGTGCCAGGCACCAACACGAACATGGACGCCGTACCCGGTCAGCTCGAGCGCATCGACAGGCTGCAGTCGGCGGCGGAGAGCCGGTCCAACGGCGAGAGCGTGGCGATGATCACCTGGCTCGGCTACGACGCCCCCGAGGCGTCCGCGACCGACTTCACCAGCGTCGGTGGAACCGGGCGAGCCGAGGAGGCCGCTCCTGACCTGCGGCAGTTCGTGGCGGGCTCGCATGCCGCGCATGACGGATCGCCGAGTCACACCACCGTTATCGGACACAGCTACGGCTCCACAGTCGTGGGTGCTGCCGCAGCCGGAGGCTCCGGCCTGGGCGCGGACGACGTGGTTGCAGTCGGTAGTCCTGGGATGACAGTGGACGAGGCCGAGGATCTGCAGATGGATCCCGAGCACGTGTGGGTCGGTACTGCGGAGGACGACGCTGTCGCCAACAACACCTCCGACTACACCCTCGGCCGCGACCCGACGCTTGGAGGCTTCGGTGGCAACAACTTCGAGGTCGACACCCATGGCCACAGCGGCTATTGGGACAGCGGGCCGTACGGACCCAGCGAGTCCCTCGACAACCAGGGAGCGATCATTGCAGGCAGGCAGCCCACAGAGGTTCCGAAGGAGGGCTCCGAGATGCCGCCGGACGCCTATATCGTCCCTGGTCTCTAG
- a CDS encoding WXG100 family type VII secretion target: MSQSTNVDPAELRASAGACDGVSQTMKGPADKAIRESRTAGNSLTGWSIGAALTEIATSWKPALDGLHSRLQAGRDNLRSSADGHEWNDQRTSQDFEKTGTATQATSGEMPAVLRPGTGERHALGHPGSAPGVQPVGRGSGAGPLDPRTSYGTTMPTYDETISTRPTPGTNDFG; this comes from the coding sequence GTGTCTCAGAGCACCAACGTCGACCCGGCCGAACTGCGCGCGTCCGCCGGCGCCTGCGACGGTGTATCCCAAACCATGAAGGGACCGGCCGACAAGGCCATCAGGGAATCGAGGACCGCGGGCAACTCGCTCACTGGCTGGTCGATCGGCGCCGCTTTGACAGAGATCGCCACCAGCTGGAAGCCGGCCCTCGACGGTCTGCACTCCCGCCTCCAGGCCGGCAGGGACAACCTCAGGTCGTCGGCGGACGGCCACGAATGGAACGACCAACGGACGTCCCAGGACTTCGAGAAGACCGGCACCGCGACACAGGCCACCTCCGGTGAAATGCCCGCGGTTCTGCGCCCGGGTACGGGCGAGCGCCACGCCCTCGGGCATCCGGGCAGCGCCCCGGGCGTCCAACCAGTGGGCCGGGGGTCCGGCGCCGGACCACTGGACCCGCGCACCTCGTACGGCACCACTATGCCGACGTACGACGAGACCATCAGTACTCGCCCCACTCCCGGCACGAACGACTTCGGCTGA
- a CDS encoding dynamin family protein: protein MVTLDVRPQLLDALSALRDRVAAARFPLPLAGAPRARANRDELLAQLDDYLVPRLREPEAPLLAVVGGSTGAGKSTLVNSIVGRRVTEAGVLRPTTRNPVLVCHPDDHHWFSGVRVLPDLTRVWMPDQDPAEELMAPGEDAARVLRLETADTLPPGLALLDAPDIDSLIADNRALAAQLICAADIWVMVTTAARYADAVPWHLLRTAKEYDATLVTVLDRVPHQVVSEVSRQYGALLTKAGLGHIPRFTVPELPESAWGGGLLPATAVAPLRTWLSQQAQDPGAREHAIIRTANGLLDSLKVRMPELANAAAAQYAAALRLTSAVDSAYDSEYARVRSRLQAGAVLAGDALKRWRAFPLDCSASELLESLVESLSTLLLCAVTAADERVDDAWRREPAAAAPELTGRDPRPASVEHRIGMAVRRWRRELEEYAEDEVSVLDRSVAPDSEVVTALVATALLGGRRARSAGEGLAERIGAHGALRLRDRAGRLLTEHLDRVMHNERERRLAPLDALEVHPEPQAELIAALSVLQKER, encoded by the coding sequence GTGGTGACCTTGGACGTACGGCCTCAGCTGCTCGACGCACTTTCCGCCCTGCGCGACCGTGTCGCGGCCGCACGCTTTCCGCTGCCCCTGGCGGGGGCGCCACGCGCGCGTGCCAACCGCGACGAACTGCTCGCACAGCTCGACGACTATTTGGTGCCCCGCTTGAGAGAGCCCGAAGCGCCGTTGCTTGCCGTGGTGGGCGGATCGACCGGGGCCGGCAAGTCGACGCTCGTCAACTCGATCGTGGGCCGGCGCGTGACCGAAGCGGGAGTGCTGCGGCCGACCACGCGAAATCCCGTGCTGGTCTGTCATCCGGACGACCATCACTGGTTCAGCGGGGTGAGGGTGCTGCCCGACCTCACGCGCGTGTGGATGCCCGATCAGGATCCGGCGGAGGAGCTGATGGCGCCGGGCGAGGATGCCGCGCGCGTGCTGCGGCTCGAGACCGCCGACACGCTGCCGCCCGGGCTCGCCCTGCTCGACGCGCCCGACATCGACTCCCTGATCGCGGACAACCGAGCCCTCGCGGCCCAGCTGATCTGCGCGGCCGACATCTGGGTGATGGTCACGACGGCCGCCCGGTACGCCGACGCCGTTCCCTGGCATCTGCTGCGCACAGCCAAGGAGTACGACGCCACCCTGGTGACCGTTCTGGACAGGGTTCCGCATCAGGTCGTCTCCGAGGTGTCCCGGCAGTACGGCGCGCTCCTCACCAAGGCCGGCCTCGGTCACATCCCCCGCTTCACCGTGCCCGAGCTGCCCGAGTCGGCCTGGGGCGGCGGGCTTCTGCCGGCGACGGCGGTGGCACCGCTGCGCACCTGGCTCAGCCAGCAGGCCCAGGACCCGGGGGCGCGGGAACACGCCATCATCCGAACGGCCAACGGTCTGCTCGATTCGCTCAAGGTCCGCATGCCCGAGCTGGCGAACGCCGCCGCCGCCCAGTACGCGGCAGCGCTACGGCTCACCAGCGCCGTGGACAGTGCGTACGACAGCGAGTACGCGCGCGTACGGAGCCGGCTCCAGGCCGGTGCCGTGCTCGCCGGCGACGCGCTGAAGCGCTGGCGTGCCTTCCCGCTCGACTGCTCCGCCAGCGAGCTGCTGGAGTCGCTGGTGGAGAGCCTGAGCACGCTCCTGCTGTGCGCCGTCACCGCCGCCGACGAGCGCGTCGACGACGCCTGGCGGCGCGAACCGGCCGCCGCGGCCCCCGAACTGACGGGCCGCGACCCACGGCCGGCGAGCGTAGAACACCGCATCGGCATGGCCGTACGGCGCTGGCGCAGGGAACTCGAGGAGTACGCGGAGGACGAGGTGAGCGTCCTCGACCGCAGCGTCGCCCCCGATTCCGAGGTCGTCACCGCCCTCGTCGCCACCGCCCTGCTGGGCGGACGCCGGGCGCGGTCGGCGGGGGAGGGGCTCGCCGAACGGATCGGCGCGCACGGCGCGCTGCGGCTGCGCGACCGGGCCGGGCGGCTGCTCACCGAGCACCTGGACCGGGTCATGCACAACGAACGCGAGCGACGGCTCGCCCCGCTCGACGCCCTGGAGGTCCATCCGGAACCCCAGGCCGAACTCATCGCCGCGCTGTCCGTACTGCAGAAGGAGAGGTGA